From the genome of Tripterygium wilfordii isolate XIE 37 chromosome 6, ASM1340144v1, whole genome shotgun sequence:
AGAAGAAATTCAGCAAAATGTTGACAGGGATGCCCCTGTAGATTTGACCGGTTCTCCAAGAAGTAGACTCCCACAGCCACCACGTTTTCCTGCTGCACCTTTCGCGGGACCCACTATCGCTTCAGTCGCCCAAGCTGCGATGGCCAAGCAGATCATCGAACTGCGGGGAGATATAGATAAATTGACTAAAGCACCTCCTGCTTTGGCCAAAATTAATGCCAATTGCTATACGGGATCACCGTTTGTGGACAGTATATACCAAACGGATCTGCCGCACAGGTTCAGCGTCCCGAGCATGAAGTTATATAACGGGACTGATGACCCCGAGGATCACGTGGCTCACTACAAGTTAAAGATGGGCGCTATCGCCATACCGTACGGCATGCACGAGACGTGCATGTGTAAAGGTTTCGGATCGACTCTTACCGGTCCGGCTCTGCGTTGGTACATCAACTTACCCAACGGCAGTATTGCTTCTTTCGAGAAGCTAATCGAGACGTTCATGGTGCAATTCTCGAGCAGTCGGAAGATTCATAAGTGCTCTGATGATTTATACCGACTGCCCCAACGTGTGGGAGAATCTCTCCGTGACTTCCTGTCAAGATTCAACACGGAGAAAGTATCTATACCCTATTGTGACCCAGGAACAACTATTCAAGCGCTCCGGAGTTGTTTACTCCCAGATGGGGAGTTTTATGAAGAACTCACGAAATGTGATGTTAGGAGTTATGAAGAAGCTCTGATGAAAGCTACCGTATTTGTTCGCTGGGAGGAGGATGCGAGGAGAAAGCCAGTTAATCCTCCTAAAGAAGAGAAACGAGAGGACAAACGTCCTAGGAAAGATCAGTCCACCTTTGGCGAGCCCAGCAGTAACTGGCGCTCCCGCAAATCTGGAGCGTCAGATTATGCAAAAAACTGTCCCGAGTACCCTCTCAAGATACACCAAGTCGAGGCTGTACAAGTCTTGAAAAAGATGGGCAGCGAGGTGAAGTGGCCGCCTAAGAAAGAGACCGAAGGATGGAAAGACCCCAAGAAGTGGTGTGACTTTCATCAGGACATTGGCCACACTACTCCTGATTGCAGAGGACTTAGATACGAAGTGGATTACCTGCTGAAAAGAGGTCACCTCAGAGAGTTGCTTTCTGAGCACGGTAGAGCAATATGGGAAAAGAGAAAAGTTGATGACCCAGAAGCATTGCCCCTGCCGCCACCAATTACTCAAACTTACTGTGTGATTTCTGGGGGATCAGAGATCAGTGGATTGTCCCACACCTCTGCCAAGAAGCACGAGAAGGAAGCAGCAAACCCCGCTGCTAGAATGGCACGTTCCCTTGGAACTTTCACTAATCAGGTGATGGTCTTCACGGATGATGAAGCTACCCAACTGTTGCACCCGCACCATGATGCTTTGGTGCTCACACTTCAGGTTGCGAACATCAACCTGAAGCGAATTTTAATCGACAATGGGAGTTCCGCCAATGTGTTGTTCTTGGCCGCCTACAAAGGAATGGGCCTAGATGAGACCTTGATATTACGGAAGTCAATGGCTCTTATCGGGTTCAATGGCGAGGTGAGCCATTCAGTGGGAGAAGTTGTGTTGCCTATCTATGCTCCAGGGTTGAACAAGCAGACTCGGTTTTCCATCGTAGATTCACCCTCTGCTTATAATGCTATTTTAGGACGACCTTGGTTGCACGCGATACGGGCCGTACCTTCCACATATCATCAAATCCTGCGCTATCCTACCAATAATGGCGTTAGGGAGATTTTGGGAGATCAACACTCTTCTAGGAGTTGTTATAAAaccaccatgaggagcaagggaGAATCTTCGTAGCAGTTACAGAACCAGACACTCGGTCTGGAGCCAGATGAGCCAGGAATGGAGAAGCTTGACGAAGTGCAGATTCATCCTGACTTTCCAGATCATAAAGCCCTGATTGGAGCGCAGTTGCCTGCTCATCTACGACAGAGACTGATCCAGTTCTTGTCACAGCatcatgattgttttgcttggagcTACGAAGATATGACTGGGATAGACCCTGATGTTGTGATGCATCAGCTCCAGGTTAATCCCGAGTATCCTCCTGTCAAGCAGAAGCGGAGGAAGTTTGCTCCTGAACGGAATTTAGTGATCAATGAAGAAGTTCAGAAGCTGCTAGATAATGGGTCTGTAGTGGAGGTACAGTACCCTGAGTGGTTAGCCAACGTTGTGGttgtaaagaaaaagaatggcaagtggagagtctgtattgaTTTTACAGATTTGAATAAAGCTTGCCCAAAAGATCCCTTTCCACTGCCGCATATAGACATGATGGTTGATGTAACAGCTGGTCATGAGTTGTTGAGCTTTATGGATGCTTTTTCGGGGTATAATCAGATTTTAATGCATCCGggagatcaggagaaaacagCTTTCATTACCGATAGAGGAATTTATTGCTATAAGGTGATGCCCTTCGGGttgaagaatgccggagccACATACCAGCGATTGGTGAATAAGATGTTCTCGAAGTATTTAGGGGACACCATGGAAGTATATATTGACGATATGCTGGTAAAATCCTTAGCTGCCGATCAACATCTCGAGCACCTTCAGCAAGCTTT
Proteins encoded in this window:
- the LOC120000605 gene encoding uncharacterized protein LOC120000605, with product MADTSEVTNSQLLQLMQAMREDMSKNKQQTDARLESMSVDNAALREEVSQLRSQTTSQGHDPTSVRIPPFPRLEQTPPPRDPLPYPLSAQFVPGSTPGGYDTSTSRGKGPATEEIQQNVDRDAPVDLTGSPRSRLPQPPRFPAAPFAGPTIASVAQAAMAKQIIELRGDIDKLTKAPPALAKINANCYTGSPFVDSIYQTDLPHRFSVPSMKLYNGTDDPEDHVAHYKLKMGAIAIPYGMHETCMCKGFGSTLTGPALRWYINLPNGSIASFEKLIETFMVQFSSSRKIHKCSDDLYRLPQRVGESLRDFLSRFNTEKVSIPYCDPGTTIQALRSCLLPDGEFYEELTKCDVRSYEEALMKATVFVRWEEDARRKPVNPPKEEKREDKRPRKDQSTFGEPSSNWRSRKSGASDYAKNCPEYPLKIHQVEAVQVLKKMGSEVKWPPKKETEGWKDPKKWCDFHQDIGHTTPDCRGLRYEVDYLLKRGHLRELLSEHGRAIWEKRKVDDPEALPLPPPITQTYCVISGGSEISGLSHTSAKKHEKEAANPAARMARSLGTFTNQVMVFTDDEATQLLHPHHDALVLTLQVANINLKRILIDNGSSANVLFLAAYKGMGLDETLILRKSMALIGFNGEVSHSVGEVVLPIYAPGLNKQTRFSIVDSPSAYNAILGRPWLHAIRAVPSTYHQILRYPTNNGVREILGDQHSSRSCYKTTMRSKGESS